From Draconibacterium halophilum, one genomic window encodes:
- the folP gene encoding dihydropteroate synthase: MLITQSAGKFLKRNSTLHLGEKEVDLSIPVVAGIVNITPDSFFDGGKMEDEATMLKAIEQMIADGAGIIDVGAVSTRPGAKTVSTKEELARLLPAVKAIHNAFPDLALSVDTFRSWVAVRVIDEVGPIIINDISGGTLDTNMFETVGKLQVPYILSHIKGTPLNMQEDPQYDDLIREVAQYFAEKVKKLNKLGVKEVILDPGFGFGKTLDHNFELLNKLDAFKVYQLPVMVGLSRKSMIWKALGASPETALNGTSVANTLALMGGLIFCVCMT, encoded by the coding sequence ATGTTGATTACGCAGTCAGCCGGTAAGTTCCTGAAACGAAACAGTACATTACATCTTGGTGAAAAAGAAGTTGACCTATCCATTCCTGTAGTTGCCGGAATTGTGAATATTACGCCCGATTCGTTTTTTGATGGTGGAAAAATGGAAGACGAAGCTACGATGCTAAAAGCCATTGAGCAAATGATAGCTGATGGTGCCGGCATTATTGATGTAGGTGCGGTTTCTACACGACCAGGGGCAAAAACTGTTTCTACCAAGGAAGAGTTAGCACGACTTTTACCGGCAGTAAAGGCTATTCACAATGCATTTCCCGATCTTGCTCTTTCGGTAGATACGTTTCGTTCGTGGGTGGCTGTTCGTGTTATTGATGAGGTGGGGCCCATAATTATTAACGATATTTCGGGGGGTACACTCGACACAAATATGTTTGAAACTGTTGGCAAGTTGCAAGTCCCATACATTCTGTCGCACATAAAAGGAACTCCGCTTAACATGCAGGAGGATCCTCAATACGACGACCTGATTCGCGAAGTAGCGCAGTATTTTGCCGAGAAAGTAAAAAAACTAAATAAACTGGGTGTAAAAGAGGTTATTCTTGATCCTGGATTTGGTTTTGGAAAAACACTCGACCATAATTTCGAGTTATTAAATAAACTCGATGCGTTTAAGGTTTACCAATTGCCGGTTATGGTAGGCTTAAGTCGTAAATCGATGATATGGAAAGCACTTGGTGCATCCCCGGAAACGGCACTAAACGGCACGTCTGTTGCGAACACATTGGCATTAATGGGGGGGCTGATATTTTGCGTGTGCATGACGTAA
- a CDS encoding tetratricopeptide repeat protein, translating to MNEKDLKIKYDTICQNLADRKLKPAFDRLEKLIRENDLLIHLDEWRNLEQNYSYMLKYTVEGIQDPERQKVYQKLIVSVFELCDKIHDEVLQKISSSVTYEKKRGFNPEQINFKTLLDELEDFYLQEELVSLVDDAEVKKSSNRINPREHQQKFVSLFYFFWFQNELSNEQTAFLNALLKSELIEKPYKSFIVSAVLMSLLRYFDEAKFSILFDAYDHEDMEVNQRAIVGLLIGFYRYHNRLPYHPSITGRLKLLNEKPEFKRNLEQVIIQLIRSKETEKIQKKITDEIIPEMIKISPNLKDKINLDSLMDDSLGDDENPEWEKIFEDSPGLMNKMEEFSELQMEGADVFMSSFAMLKMFPFFSEFANWFMPFFPKNPEIDFVVNRDDSVTDRFVNAIALAPVLCNSDKYSFCFSLQNIPAENREFMAEGLNAEMQQFEELKNDEQLTDPGKMAGYVSNLYIQDLYRFFKLHPRKADFEDIFNWRFDFHNKQALGEILKEDNNIIRNIAEYYFSKNYYNEAAEVFSYLLEEEKSGELYQKLGYCYQKLGDFEEALKAYKSAELFELNKKWNLNKIALCYRNLKQPQKALEYYREVEVLDEENLNVQLNIGHCLLELERFEEALKTYFKVEYLMPENKKVWKPIGWCSLIAGKFEQAEKYFTKLIDDSPNKHDLMNMGHVQWCLGRRKNALDYYKQSIVKTEFTEREFFEVFHEDLHYLVELGINKDDVPIMLDQLRYFVEE from the coding sequence ATGAACGAAAAGGACCTTAAAATAAAATACGATACGATCTGTCAGAATCTTGCCGATCGGAAACTAAAACCTGCTTTTGATCGGTTAGAAAAACTGATTCGCGAAAACGATTTGTTAATTCATCTCGACGAGTGGCGCAACCTGGAGCAGAATTACAGCTACATGTTAAAATATACGGTAGAGGGAATTCAGGACCCGGAGCGACAGAAGGTGTATCAAAAACTTATTGTTTCGGTTTTTGAGCTGTGCGACAAAATTCATGATGAGGTGTTACAAAAAATATCCTCGTCAGTTACTTACGAAAAAAAACGTGGATTTAATCCTGAACAAATAAATTTCAAAACGCTTTTAGATGAGTTGGAGGATTTTTATCTGCAAGAGGAATTGGTTTCGCTGGTTGACGATGCCGAGGTGAAAAAATCATCAAACAGAATTAATCCACGCGAGCACCAACAAAAGTTCGTGTCTTTGTTTTACTTTTTTTGGTTTCAAAACGAATTGAGTAATGAACAAACCGCGTTTTTAAACGCACTGCTAAAAAGCGAACTGATTGAAAAACCGTATAAATCGTTTATCGTTTCGGCTGTGCTGATGAGTTTGTTGCGATACTTTGATGAGGCTAAATTTTCGATACTTTTTGATGCTTACGACCACGAAGATATGGAGGTAAATCAGCGAGCTATTGTTGGTTTGCTTATCGGATTTTACCGCTATCACAATCGTTTGCCTTATCATCCATCAATAACCGGACGATTGAAATTGTTGAATGAAAAGCCGGAGTTTAAACGAAACCTCGAACAGGTTATTATTCAGCTTATAAGAAGTAAGGAAACAGAAAAAATTCAGAAAAAAATTACCGACGAAATTATTCCGGAAATGATTAAGATTAGTCCGAATCTGAAGGACAAAATCAACCTTGATAGTTTAATGGATGATTCACTGGGTGATGATGAAAATCCGGAATGGGAAAAGATATTTGAAGACTCACCCGGATTAATGAATAAAATGGAGGAGTTTTCGGAGCTGCAAATGGAAGGAGCCGATGTGTTTATGAGCTCGTTTGCGATGCTGAAAATGTTCCCGTTCTTTAGTGAGTTTGCCAATTGGTTTATGCCATTTTTTCCTAAAAATCCGGAGATTGATTTTGTTGTAAATCGCGACGATAGTGTTACTGATCGGTTTGTAAATGCCATTGCCTTAGCTCCTGTTCTGTGCAATTCCGATAAATACTCCTTCTGTTTTAGCTTGCAGAATATTCCTGCCGAAAACCGCGAGTTTATGGCTGAGGGTCTGAATGCCGAAATGCAGCAGTTTGAAGAGCTGAAAAATGATGAACAGTTGACCGATCCAGGGAAAATGGCGGGTTATGTTTCAAACCTCTACATTCAGGATTTGTACCGTTTTTTCAAATTGCATCCGCGGAAAGCTGATTTTGAAGACATTTTTAACTGGCGATTCGATTTCCATAATAAACAAGCGCTTGGCGAAATTCTGAAAGAGGATAATAACATCATTCGAAATATTGCCGAATATTACTTTTCAAAAAACTATTATAACGAGGCAGCCGAAGTATTTTCTTACTTGCTTGAGGAAGAAAAAAGCGGTGAGTTGTACCAGAAATTGGGTTACTGTTACCAAAAATTAGGTGATTTTGAGGAGGCTTTGAAAGCCTACAAAAGTGCTGAGCTTTTTGAGTTGAATAAGAAATGGAACCTAAACAAAATAGCACTGTGTTACCGCAACCTGAAACAACCACAAAAAGCCCTGGAATATTATCGCGAGGTAGAAGTGCTGGATGAAGAGAATTTGAATGTTCAACTAAATATTGGACACTGTTTGTTGGAGCTGGAGCGTTTCGAAGAGGCTTTGAAAACCTATTTCAAAGTAGAATACCTGATGCCTGAAAACAAAAAAGTTTGGAAACCCATTGGCTGGTGTTCGCTGATAGCTGGTAAGTTTGAGCAGGCAGAGAAATATTTTACAAAACTTATTGACGACAGTCCGAATAAACACGATTTAATGAACATGGGACACGTGCAGTGGTGTCTTGGCAGACGAAAGAATGCCTTGGATTATTACAAGCAATCAATCGTTAAAACCGAATTTACCGAGCGCGAGTTTTTTGAGGTGTTTCACGAGGATTTACATTATTTGGTAGAATTGGGAATTAATAAAGATGATGTTCCGATTATGCTCGATCAGCTGCGGTATTTTGTAGAAGAATAG
- a CDS encoding aldose epimerase family protein: MKITTTTFGTLKDGREAQLFTLSNDTLKIKITNYGAIITAIDMPNKNGSIDNIVCGFEKLETYQSDEYLESCPYFGAIIGRFGNRIAKGHLEIEGKTYKMAINNGPNHLHGGLEGFDKKLFDAEIIDSPNEVGVKLSYLSPNGEENYPGNLKVTCIYTLNEENDLAIQYYAETDKTTVINLTNHTYFNLTGGKENILNHELELNATKMTDMVEQIPTGKILPVVGTAFDFTSPKKINAEGLEMGYDDNFVFDNEDGDLIMAGALSEAKSGRKVEVYTTQPGMQVYSGYWIPEFTIDGKKKFGSYAGIALETQHYPDSVHHPKFPTTVLKPGELYDQKTIYKFITE; this comes from the coding sequence ATGAAAATAACAACAACAACATTCGGAACATTAAAGGATGGCCGTGAGGCCCAACTATTTACCCTTAGCAACGATACACTAAAGATCAAAATAACCAACTACGGTGCCATTATTACGGCAATTGATATGCCCAATAAAAATGGATCAATAGATAATATAGTTTGTGGTTTTGAAAAACTGGAAACTTACCAAAGCGATGAATATTTGGAAAGTTGTCCTTATTTTGGAGCAATTATTGGCAGATTTGGTAACCGCATTGCAAAAGGTCACCTTGAGATTGAAGGAAAAACCTACAAAATGGCGATAAACAATGGTCCCAACCATTTGCATGGCGGGTTGGAAGGATTCGACAAAAAATTGTTCGATGCCGAAATTATTGACTCACCAAACGAAGTTGGTGTTAAGTTAAGTTACTTGAGTCCTAACGGAGAAGAGAATTATCCGGGCAACCTAAAAGTTACCTGCATTTATACATTAAATGAAGAAAATGATCTGGCAATTCAGTATTATGCCGAGACAGATAAAACTACGGTGATAAACCTTACGAACCACACGTACTTTAACCTAACCGGAGGAAAAGAAAATATTCTGAACCACGAACTGGAACTGAATGCCACAAAAATGACAGATATGGTGGAGCAAATTCCAACAGGGAAAATACTTCCGGTCGTTGGAACCGCATTTGATTTTACTTCACCCAAAAAGATTAACGCCGAAGGCCTTGAAATGGGTTACGACGACAACTTTGTTTTTGACAACGAAGACGGCGACCTGATTATGGCCGGAGCATTAAGCGAAGCAAAAAGCGGACGTAAGGTGGAAGTGTACACCACTCAGCCGGGAATGCAGGTTTATTCTGGCTACTGGATTCCAGAGTTCACAATTGATGGTAAAAAGAAATTTGGCAGTTACGCGGGTATCGCGCTGGAAACCCAGCATTATCCTGATTCGGTGCATCACCCCAAATTCCCAACTACGGTTTTAAAGCCCGGTGAGCTTTACGATCAGAAAACAATCTACAAATTTATAACAGAATAA
- a CDS encoding GntR family transcriptional regulator, which produces MPKRRVISINPKSSVPKYRQIIDTVLKSIEKKRLKKGDKVPSINQICSEFSLSRDTVMFAFNELKSKGILKSQPGKGYYIASTEIKVEERVFVLFDELNAFKEDLYNSLINSLKGKATVEVYFHHFNYKVFKNLITESIGNYTSYLIMPATFDNTGHLLSKLPQDRVYIIDRLKPELAKYPVVYQDFEQDFYDALVEGKEMIEKYRRLVFVNPGGKEPEERSEGFKRFCEENDFRYEIVKSLDGVKPSLWEAYFLISDRDLVEMVKIAKYCKFKLGKKFGIVSFNNTMLKEVVSGGITTISTDFTEMGRTLANMVVTRDKSQVRNNARMIVRNSL; this is translated from the coding sequence ATGCCAAAACGAAGAGTAATTTCGATCAATCCAAAATCATCGGTGCCAAAATACCGCCAAATAATAGATACGGTACTAAAATCAATTGAAAAAAAACGTTTGAAAAAAGGGGATAAAGTTCCTTCAATTAACCAAATATGTTCCGAATTTAGTCTTAGTCGCGACACGGTAATGTTCGCCTTTAACGAGCTAAAATCGAAAGGTATATTAAAAAGCCAGCCCGGAAAAGGGTATTACATTGCCAGTACCGAGATAAAAGTTGAAGAACGTGTTTTTGTGTTGTTCGACGAGCTAAACGCTTTCAAAGAAGACCTTTATAATTCACTAATCAACTCGCTTAAAGGCAAGGCCACCGTCGAAGTGTATTTTCATCATTTTAATTACAAGGTGTTCAAGAACCTGATTACCGAGAGTATCGGGAATTACACATCGTATTTAATTATGCCTGCTACTTTCGATAATACGGGGCATTTATTATCAAAGCTGCCGCAAGACAGGGTTTATATTATTGACCGCCTAAAACCTGAATTGGCAAAATATCCGGTGGTTTACCAGGATTTTGAGCAGGATTTTTATGATGCTTTGGTAGAAGGGAAGGAGATGATTGAGAAATACCGAAGATTGGTTTTTGTAAATCCCGGAGGTAAAGAACCTGAAGAACGATCAGAAGGATTTAAACGGTTTTGTGAGGAGAATGATTTTAGATACGAGATTGTAAAATCGCTTGATGGAGTTAAACCATCATTATGGGAGGCTTATTTTCTGATTTCAGACCGGGATCTGGTAGAAATGGTGAAAATTGCCAAATACTGCAAGTTTAAGTTAGGCAAAAAGTTTGGCATAGTTTCATTTAATAATACCATGCTAAAAGAAGTAGTTTCGGGTGGTATTACTACCATTTCAACTGATTTTACCGAAATGGGAAGAACTCTTGCCAATATGGTTGTAACACGCGATAAGTCGCAAGTGCGTAACAACGCACGAATGATTGTAAGAAATAGTTTATAA
- a CDS encoding NAD(P)H-dependent flavin oxidoreductase translates to MNRICNLFHIKYPVVQGGMVWCSGWKLASAVSNSGGLGLLGAGSMHPETLEEHIVKIKAATDKPFGVNVPLMYPETERIMDIIAAHEVPVVFTSAGSPKKWTGWLKDKGITVAHVVSSSFFAGKCETAGVDAIVAEGFEAGGHNGREETTTMALIPSVRKATKLPLLSAGGIGSGEAMLAAMVLGADGVQIGSAFAVSEESSAHPDFKRMVTELGEGGTKLALKKLAPVRLVKNNFFNQVDEAEKSGQSPEAMLELLGRGRAKKGIFEGNLDEGELEIGQVSAQLNTVLPVEEIMENIISAYQASRKEMGQGRFGF, encoded by the coding sequence ATGAATCGTATTTGTAACTTATTCCATATAAAATATCCTGTAGTACAAGGCGGAATGGTTTGGTGTTCAGGGTGGAAGTTGGCTTCAGCAGTGAGTAACAGTGGCGGACTTGGGCTTTTGGGAGCCGGATCGATGCACCCCGAAACGCTGGAAGAGCACATCGTGAAAATAAAGGCAGCAACTGATAAACCTTTTGGAGTGAATGTGCCGTTGATGTATCCCGAAACCGAACGTATTATGGATATTATTGCAGCACACGAAGTGCCTGTGGTTTTTACATCGGCCGGTAGTCCTAAAAAGTGGACCGGGTGGTTAAAAGACAAAGGAATTACGGTGGCACATGTTGTGTCGAGCTCTTTTTTTGCCGGCAAATGCGAAACTGCCGGTGTTGATGCTATTGTTGCCGAAGGTTTTGAAGCCGGTGGGCATAACGGTCGCGAAGAAACCACAACGATGGCACTGATCCCATCGGTGCGAAAAGCTACAAAGTTACCATTGTTGTCAGCCGGGGGAATTGGATCGGGCGAAGCCATGTTAGCGGCAATGGTTTTAGGGGCCGACGGTGTGCAAATCGGATCGGCATTTGCCGTGTCAGAAGAATCGTCGGCACATCCTGATTTTAAACGCATGGTTACTGAATTGGGCGAAGGGGGAACAAAACTGGCACTAAAAAAACTGGCACCGGTACGATTAGTAAAAAATAACTTTTTTAATCAGGTTGATGAAGCCGAAAAATCCGGTCAATCTCCGGAAGCTATGCTTGAGCTACTTGGAAGGGGCCGTGCTAAAAAAGGAATTTTTGAAGGGAACCTGGATGAAGGTGAATTGGAAATTGGCCAGGTATCGGCACAGTTGAATACAGTATTACCTGTTGAAGAAATTATGGAAAACATCATATCTGCTTATCAGGCTAGCCGAAAAGAAATGGGGCAAGGGCGGTTTGGATTCTAG
- a CDS encoding BT_3928 family protein, which produces MNIVKQLARILFGIVFIFSGFVKGIDPWGSAYKFTDYFNAMGLDWMLWAAFPLGVLLAFAEFAIGVAFLFNWRMRLFSWLGLAFMVFFTPLTLWIALKNPVTDCGCFGDALVISNWETFYKNLVFIVLAIIVVANRNWFADKVKSKVPAIMSIGVFIVYFGIVFYSYNHLPIFDFRPYKVGTNIPEAMSIPDDAPQEIYENIFYYKNKNSGEVKEFTEDNYPWQDTVNWEYHDMESNLVQEGYEPPIHNFIIESPEGDDIKDFFIYDENYVFILVAYDLHKTSTKSQDKINALAHWAMDQGYSFICLTSTLQDEAMQFAEKNQAPYEFFNADEITLKTMIRSNPGLIVMKDGTILGKWHYNDIPTPQEIESEFINE; this is translated from the coding sequence ATGAATATTGTAAAACAGCTCGCCCGAATTCTTTTTGGTATTGTTTTTATTTTTTCTGGATTTGTAAAGGGAATTGATCCCTGGGGTTCGGCCTACAAATTTACCGACTACTTTAATGCCATGGGTCTGGATTGGATGCTTTGGGCAGCTTTTCCGCTGGGCGTTCTCCTGGCTTTTGCCGAGTTTGCCATTGGTGTAGCCTTTTTATTTAACTGGCGGATGCGCCTATTTTCGTGGCTGGGGCTGGCATTTATGGTCTTTTTTACGCCGCTTACCCTTTGGATCGCACTAAAAAACCCGGTAACCGACTGCGGCTGTTTTGGCGATGCACTGGTAATTTCAAACTGGGAAACATTTTATAAAAACCTGGTATTTATTGTGCTGGCCATTATTGTTGTAGCTAACCGCAACTGGTTTGCCGACAAAGTAAAAAGCAAAGTACCGGCCATTATGAGTATTGGTGTTTTTATCGTTTATTTTGGTATTGTTTTCTATTCGTACAATCATCTACCAATTTTTGATTTCAGACCTTATAAAGTGGGTACCAATATTCCTGAAGCAATGAGTATCCCCGATGATGCACCACAGGAAATCTATGAGAATATATTCTACTATAAAAACAAAAACAGCGGCGAGGTGAAAGAATTCACCGAAGACAACTACCCGTGGCAAGACACTGTAAACTGGGAATATCACGACATGGAATCAAACTTGGTGCAGGAGGGCTATGAACCACCAATTCATAATTTTATAATTGAATCGCCCGAAGGAGATGATATAAAAGACTTTTTTATTTACGACGAGAATTATGTTTTTATATTGGTGGCCTACGATCTGCATAAAACCAGCACTAAATCGCAGGACAAAATAAATGCATTGGCGCATTGGGCAATGGATCAGGGGTATTCGTTTATTTGCCTTACCTCAACTTTGCAAGACGAAGCGATGCAATTTGCTGAAAAAAATCAGGCTCCTTACGAATTCTTTAATGCTGACGAAATTACCTTAAAAACAATGATTCGTTCCAACCCGGGCTTGATTGTAATGAAAGACGGAACGATTCTGGGAAAATGGCATTACAATGATATTCCAACTCCGCAAGAAATTGAAAGCGAGTTTATAAACGAATAA
- a CDS encoding AMP-binding protein, which translates to MQRFFYAVGLPICQGYGLTEAAPVISSNVPHDVVFGSSGKPVKDLEIKILDENGNDMPTGKKGEIVIKGDNVMLGYWSNPTATAESLKDGWLHTGDMGYMAKNGFLYVLGRFKSLLIGNDGEKYSPEGIEEAIVDQSPFIQQIMLYNNQNTYTVGMVVPDMEAINRELKNRGIEKGSDEAARAAIEIIQKEINEYKKGGKYEGEFPERWLPATVAVLPEAFTTDNKMLNATMKMVRDRVTAYFAKELEFLYTSGAKNIINEMNIEAMKKWMK; encoded by the coding sequence TTGCAACGTTTCTTTTATGCAGTTGGTCTGCCAATCTGCCAGGGTTACGGACTTACTGAAGCAGCTCCCGTAATCTCGTCGAATGTGCCACACGATGTTGTTTTTGGCTCTTCAGGGAAACCGGTTAAAGACCTTGAAATAAAGATTCTTGATGAAAATGGCAACGACATGCCTACCGGAAAAAAAGGGGAAATTGTTATAAAAGGCGACAACGTAATGCTGGGCTACTGGAGCAATCCAACTGCCACTGCCGAAAGCCTTAAAGATGGATGGTTACATACCGGCGATATGGGATACATGGCAAAAAACGGCTTCCTATATGTACTTGGACGATTTAAAAGCCTGCTGATTGGCAACGATGGCGAGAAATACAGCCCTGAGGGAATTGAAGAAGCAATTGTTGATCAATCGCCATTCATTCAGCAGATTATGCTCTACAACAACCAAAATACTTACACCGTTGGAATGGTTGTTCCCGATATGGAAGCCATTAACCGTGAACTGAAGAATCGGGGAATTGAAAAAGGAAGCGATGAAGCCGCCAGAGCAGCAATTGAGATCATACAGAAAGAAATTAATGAATACAAAAAAGGCGGAAAGTACGAGGGAGAATTCCCTGAACGCTGGCTGCCTGCCACAGTTGCAGTGCTACCGGAAGCATTTACCACCGACAATAAAATGCTGAATGCCACCATGAAAATGGTGCGTGACCGAGTTACTGCTTACTTTGCTAAAGAGCTGGAATTTTTATACACTTCAGGAGCCAAAAACATCATTAATGAAATGAATATTGAGGCGATGAAGAAATGGATGAAATAG
- the tpiA gene encoding triose-phosphate isomerase has product MRQKIVAGNWKCNTTLQEGVELAKAVDAIVASEGANDVVVVLGTPFTHITKVVETVNTDRIGVSAQNCAAEAKGAYTGEVSAEMVKSTGAEYVILGHSERREYYGETSEILNKKVALTLENGLTPIYCCGEALDIREAGTHNEYVVNQLEETVFQLSADDFKKIVIAYEPIWAIGTGVTASSDQAQDMHANIRAAITAKFGEEVAEGTSILYGGSCKPSNAKELFANKDVDGGLIGGASLKAEDFIGIINGF; this is encoded by the coding sequence ATGAGACAAAAAATAGTTGCAGGAAACTGGAAATGTAACACCACCTTGCAAGAAGGTGTTGAGTTGGCAAAAGCTGTTGACGCCATTGTAGCGAGCGAAGGTGCTAACGATGTAGTTGTTGTATTGGGAACACCATTTACACACATTACAAAAGTAGTTGAAACAGTTAATACTGACAGAATTGGTGTATCAGCTCAAAACTGTGCTGCTGAAGCCAAAGGAGCTTACACAGGTGAAGTTTCTGCTGAAATGGTAAAATCAACCGGTGCCGAATATGTTATTTTAGGTCACTCTGAGCGTCGTGAATACTACGGTGAAACAAGTGAAATTCTTAATAAAAAAGTAGCCCTTACGTTAGAAAACGGATTAACTCCGATTTATTGCTGTGGTGAAGCTTTGGATATTCGCGAAGCAGGCACACACAACGAATATGTTGTAAACCAATTGGAAGAAACAGTTTTCCAACTGTCAGCCGACGATTTCAAGAAAATCGTTATTGCTTACGAGCCAATCTGGGCAATTGGCACAGGTGTTACTGCAAGTTCTGACCAGGCTCAGGATATGCACGCTAATATTCGCGCTGCAATTACGGCCAAATTTGGCGAGGAAGTTGCTGAAGGAACTTCGATTCTTTACGGTGGTAGCTGTAAACCAAGCAACGCAAAAGAATTATTCGCCAACAAAGATGTTGACGGTGGTTTAATTGGTGGTGCTTCATTAAAAGCTGAAGACTTTATTGGAATCATCAACGGATTCTAG
- a CDS encoding DUF1599 domain-containing protein: MDKTNKQYDQVISICRTIFSKKMTDYGTAWRILRPTSLTDQIYIKAQRIRSIEEKGISKVDEGVKPEFIGIINYCIMGLIQLELGPSDHEIPNEKIQELYDKYFNEAKMLMMNKNHDYGEAWRNMRISSYTDLILMKIQRTKQIEDNQGKTLISEGIDANYMDMINYSVFAMIKIEFENEE, from the coding sequence ATGGACAAAACAAATAAGCAATACGACCAGGTAATTTCAATCTGCCGTACTATTTTTTCAAAGAAAATGACCGATTACGGCACCGCTTGGCGAATATTGCGTCCGACCTCACTTACTGACCAAATATATATTAAAGCACAGCGCATTAGAAGCATTGAAGAAAAAGGCATATCAAAAGTTGACGAAGGTGTAAAACCAGAATTTATTGGTATTATCAATTACTGCATTATGGGGTTGATTCAGCTGGAACTGGGACCGTCTGACCACGAAATTCCAAACGAAAAAATCCAGGAACTTTACGACAAGTATTTCAACGAGGCCAAAATGCTGATGATGAATAAAAACCACGATTACGGTGAAGCCTGGCGAAATATGCGAATCAGCTCGTACACCGACCTTATTTTAATGAAAATACAACGTACAAAACAAATAGAAGATAACCAGGGCAAAACACTCATTTCGGAAGGTATTGATGCCAACTACATGGACATGATAAACTATTCTGTATTTGCCATGATTAAAATTGAATTTGAAAACGAAGAATAA
- the cdaA gene encoding diadenylate cyclase CdaA, translating into MLAFITIRFLDILDILLVAFLLYQLYRLIKGTVAFNIVIGLFSLYLVWLIVRALNMQLLGSIMGQFIGVGVLALIIVFHPEIRKFLVFIGTNYNVNKILMLDKLFGQGKPKSIKHRQIENIVEACQAMGKTKTGALIVIAMETELNEQINTGEKINAKISSVLIRTIFFKNSPLHDGAIIIKGNRIVAAGCILPLTQKDLDKALGLRHRAAIGMTENSDALCIIVSEERGSISVAQKGEIKRRVSKETLVQILEENIFYDDKTTSKKK; encoded by the coding sequence ATGCTTGCATTTATAACAATACGATTTCTGGATATTCTTGATATTCTGCTGGTGGCATTTTTACTGTATCAGCTTTATCGTCTTATAAAAGGAACGGTAGCTTTTAATATTGTTATCGGCCTGTTTTCGCTCTATTTGGTTTGGTTAATCGTTCGGGCGCTGAATATGCAATTGCTGGGATCGATAATGGGGCAGTTTATTGGTGTTGGTGTTTTGGCACTGATAATTGTTTTTCACCCCGAAATAAGGAAATTTCTGGTGTTTATCGGTACCAATTATAATGTGAATAAAATACTGATGCTTGACAAGTTGTTCGGTCAGGGAAAACCAAAAAGTATAAAACATCGCCAGATCGAGAATATTGTTGAGGCCTGTCAGGCCATGGGGAAAACAAAAACCGGTGCACTAATCGTTATCGCGATGGAAACCGAGTTAAATGAGCAGATTAATACCGGAGAAAAAATTAATGCAAAAATATCTTCGGTGCTTATTCGTACCATATTTTTCAAGAATTCGCCACTGCACGACGGGGCTATTATTATTAAAGGAAACCGGATTGTTGCGGCTGGTTGTATTCTTCCATTAACTCAAAAAGATTTGGACAAAGCTTTGGGACTTCGTCATCGAGCAGCTATTGGAATGACTGAAAATTCAGATGCGTTGTGTATTATTGTCTCTGAAGAGCGTGGATCGATTTCGGTGGCACAAAAAGGGGAAATTAAAAGGCGGGTATCAAAGGAAACCCTTGTTCAAATTCTGGAAGAGAATATTTTTTACGATGACAAAACTACCAGTAAGAAAAAGTAG